CAAACACCATTCGGTGTTATACTAAAATACCATGGTGTATTATAATCACCTGAGGACGTGGTTCTTTCAGAACACTGACTGGTGTAGTTCTTGACTCCGAAATTTGTTTACAATGTGTATAGGAAAGGCAAACAAAAGGCCGAATGCTTTAAAAAGCAGTGATAATGAATACCATCTCCCTCATGGAGTCCGGTCATTTCTATCAGCATTGTTGTTTGAAGTTCATATAAGTCGCTCTATATGTTTCACTTCCGTCATCAATACCTAAACGTTCATATCAATATCCTAAAGAACACTTTAAAGGATCATTCTCTTCCGTCATGATACCTGAAATATTGTTACTACCCATTGTATGGAAccttctttcattttatctttatcaGCTCGGGGCATGAAACCTTCATTTTCCCCTCGTTTTTTCCAGCCATACCGTTTCTCAGGACTTATAAACACTAGAAACGCATTTGATTTTGGCACAGATAGCTCAAGAATTAACATTCATCCGCTGttgtttttaaagcaaattGTCAAGATTTGTAGAAATTTCCTATTCTGAGCTGATGGACTTCGGTACCTAGTAGGATATCCTGATGGTGTCATAATACAGTTGATTCTCTATCATGATAGCACCCATAtaattacaacaaaataatattatcaCATATTCCTCGATGGAAAGGGGTTTAAACCTGCGTTTATTGGTCACAGTCGCTTAGCGAGGATGAGAGAGGATGAGAATaacatgaaaattataataagTTCGTAAAATAGATATTAACTCTTCATTCGAATTagcaaattgatttcaaattgaaatatatgtttATGATTAGTATTGTACTCAACATTAAGATCAGCGTTAGTTATCAACATCGCCACCAATGTATTCTTAGGGAACTTCTGAACCAAGACGGTAAATAAAAGTGGACGATAGTCATCGAGAACACATTGCGATGCAATGTCTTCTAAAGCTCTCCAATATCtttcatcactaccaccatcatcgcctccaccatcataatcatcatcatcatcatcaacaacaacatcaacacctccaccaccatcataattttgataaacattacccatgtttattattattatatttgaatGCATGGGGTCCCGTCGTTGTCAAGAAGTTAAAACTTATTACTGAATTAATTTTCCTCATTCTTACTGAATAATTTTCAAACCAATTATTCAAATCTGCTAAATTTCGACCGATATCGTATATGAAAAAAGCACCATACATGCCCATGATCAGACGAAATCTTTTGTAATACAAATATTCGTAATCCCTGATTGAAAACATCAGCAAATAGGACATGTGAAATtctaaaaatatgcataattaGATTTTAAcccaaatataaattataaatcCCCCGGAAATGCTGGGCTCTATTATCCAATTTCCTCGTGTCGACTATGTGTGgcataataattttgaaatcatgTCAACCAAATTGATAGTAAATTGATGATGTGCAACAGCAATCCCTGTAATTTCCATGTTGATTATGTTTAAGCGTGTCAAATATTACTCTGGTGTGCACCTGGTCATACTGGTAGTACTGAAAACATGCTGACTCCATGACATGACTTTAAAGCCGTGCTAGGGTGACCCACTATGAACGACGAGATTCGTACCTAACCCTATAATATTTCTCttaaattttatgattttcggGGTTGGGGGACGTTTGTCTTGTGTCTTTTTCacttttgttctcttttctcACTTAGAATTTTAtcaagtaataaaaaaatattttaaaaaattgtttttcgtTAGCCATAATTATTGTGAAGTACTATATGTACCTGTATATGTATAGTATATCAGGGAAAATGTCCTCTGAATCTCGCGTATTATGTGTGATGTGTTCTTCACCGAGGAAGACTAAAGATTTTTTACGTCCGTTACAGCTACTAAAGCTAAGATGTAACTGCAATGTAATATTGAAACTTGTATTCTTATTGTTCATGTGGCCGTGGTAATATTGAACCGATTTTTTCGTATCGCCTTTTAGTCATATTAAACCTCGTCCTTATATTCTTGTATGTTAAAATTGTGATTGTCATTGACGATGTACATGATTAAGCAATAAATGGAATTTTCCTTAAAGTGACGATAAATCTCGCTCTCTTTTAAATGACACCATCTCCTTACCCATCAAAGATATCATCTGTATACCCACATTATCATCGTACGCTCTCGATTCTTCATTTCCTCTTTAAGCATAAACATGtgaaaaaatgaattcaatCCTCCTATAAATCTACCAAGTCTAGGGACGGGTCAGAAAGATCCTGGTGTATGTCGTTAAGCCATGTGTTGAAGTCGGAAATATTAAGTGTGGTTGTTTTCAGTTTCTTTGCGTCTTCACAACCACACCACCGATAACTTTTACATCTTGGAAAGGGTCATTCGCCTCGCTGACAAGACGTATGCAGAATCCTACAAGTCATGCATTATGGAAGAATATGTAGTGGAAGCGGGCGAAGGGGGGATGTTCCtcaagaaatagaaagagaaggGGCGGTAACATCAGTAGATGGTTTTAACGGTGAGCCAACATTCGCTCCTGCAACAGTTGCTCCTGTCCCAATTATGGTCAGGgctattatgttttttttttttttttcgttttgggGTACAGAATATTGTGAGGATTAGAAGAACCTCTATTTTAGATTTATGGTAGACTCTAAGTGTGATTTAATGTGTAAGTTGACTGTCGGacgaaataaaacaatgaagcAAGTTTACCGTCCATGTATTTACGTTTCTCCTTTCCACCATTTCCCCATActggcgaccccccccccttatgctAGGCACTTAACACCCTTGATCTCACCTAAGTCATGATGAGGATCTTCCGCAAGCCTGTTACATGCCTGGTTGCTAGTGATGATAGTAGGATTAATGTGACTGGAAgaagaaaatcaaatgaaaaagttTATTCCTCAAACTTTGAGGAATACCATGAAACCAGTTGCCCAAACTAAGATAATTAGCAACATATCAACTACAGAATTGTCTCATTTCCCTATTGCATGCAGTCCTATATTGGATTAATGCGTTATGACGAAGTTCGATTCCTTAGAGTAATTGCATATTATAGCTTTGGAAAATTTCAGGCGTCGAGCTGCTTCTATTCGATTAAGTATGCAGCAGTAAATGGTGTAGGATAAaatttattaaataaataaacagaaataGTCACCCCTTTCTTTCAAATTTCGTGCGaagttatattcattttcattctacaTTGTATCTTTTCTCATAAAACGCAAGATTTCCCTTGCAACTATGTCATTGAATTTTATGCCAATTAtgcaataaacaaataataatctACCTAAAGATTGGTAAAATACATTGTAATGCATTTACAATTTTGACTGACTGGATTGATTTAATTTTGTCCAGAGTTCAGGGACTAGATATGAAAAGCACACTCGCATTTGAGTGTTTCGATGACTGCAATTGAGCTCTCAGAATTCAAGGAACAGTGCATACGAGAAATCTtaaataggtttttttttacatgctgACAGAACAGactgaaatcatgaaaaattcCCTGTTCAAATCAATATGTGAAGAGCAGAATACCGTGACTGAAGTTTAACGAGAAAGCTATCCCGGGGCGATCGTCAGCATCGATTATTTAACaccaaaaaaccccaaaatagaagaagaaagCCGTGTGTATCATATCGTAAATGAATCGTCATTATTAGGGAAACAATAGTAAGACTAATTCTATGGTATTTTTACATTTATCTATGCAAAGAAAACAACGGATATATCAATCGGACAAAAGTAACTTGTTAAATAGCATTAACGAAGATGTGACGATTTTGGCAGCTTTGATTTCCGACTGGTTTATTGGACTCCCACTCAATTGGTTTTGGCTGCGTGGGGTAGGTTAAGATAAGGATTTATACACACCTGTGTGGTTTATTCTTGGAGTCTACGTCTAGACTTCACTGGTAACGGTGATTTGACAGAAATGGAGAGGGTTTATTAAGACGGGGCTTATACGGCGTGTAGGGCATGTAATTACAGGCGATCAATTAAAGGATCGGCTGTCTGTTAACTGATAGCCATGGTGAAAACGAAGATCTATTTTTATTCCGATGGTATTTTGTGAGTGCGAGGTCCTTCATTCTAATAATACATCGACGATtggcatttataaattataATGGTGAAAAACGCAATTTCATTCTGGAATAGATGAAGAGTCGTGATCAATCTGAGCTATAATGATCTGATGAACTTATTACAAACAACATTATATAAACACTGACATGTTAGCAAGATCAAGCGTGTGATTCgacaaaatatgaacaaaataagtCCTTGATGATCATGCTGATCCTTGAACTCGTATGAAAAGCAAGATCATCGGAAGATCGAGTTGTTTATTTTACACTTTTAACATTCAAGTGatacattttcatttaatattcgTCATTCAAATACATACGTTCGAGACCATATTGATTCACAATGTTTATCTAACTCTATTGAATAAAAGCTAATTGCACGTCAATTGAGATTCTGTAAAAGAGGGTTTTTTGTAAGATAAACTGAATAGTTTGACCATGAAGCTATTACACATCTATTTAAGAAAATAGATTCACAATGTTTATCTAACTCTATTGAAAAAAGCAAATTGCACGTCAATTGAGATTCTGTAAAAGAGGGTTTTTTGTAAGATAAACTAAATAGTTTGATTATAAAGCTATAAGTTACACATCtatttaagaaaataattaattgtggttgataatgatattcaaagttgtctgattataaataatttaattggtaaaaaaatgaataaaacaggaCAATTTTTGGaatcaattttgattttgttagtTTAAACCAGGGCAGAGATTTACCTGGCCAAGTAACAGCATATACATGACAATTGCTACTTTCTAAACTATATGTTATGAAATAAACTGTACGAAGAGCAAGGAGAAAGAAAACATGCTGAGGTTGAATCTTTCTGAAACTGAAAATATAGCATCACTGTTCATACATGGCGTTTGCTTGAGAATGGAGAACATCAGTATCAGTTATTTTAGGGGTAATGTCTTAAATTCTagccatatttcatttttctctccCCTGAATAGGAATGAAACGGTATACCTGAGTAATAATTGGCAACTGTACTGGGAATGCTGCTCTCTTCTTTATCCAAATGCGCCATGCAGACTGGGTAAGTTTAGGGGTGGGTTCATAATGTAGGGTAAGATCACACTTAGGTCAATTTAAAGTCAATAAGCGATCTTAGGAAACGAAGATACAtccataaaataaaatgatactcTTGTTGTGGTGAACATTGTAAAAGACCACACAATGATAAGTTTTCATACTCTTTTCGTgttcctgaaaaaaaatattatggtcAAAATGTTCACTACAGACCATTAATTTAGACCCATTGGCCTGACATTCAAGAGTGACAAAAACTGCATGGGTGAAATGATCGGCCAGGacagttttttgtgtgtataatCCAATTATGTACATTCCTGTCTACACTTCTCTCTTGCTTGTTCTCTCACTCTCATCAGCGTCCCCCTGTCGAAATGGAGGGGTCAAGTCACAAGATGGCGCTCGGTGTATTTGCAAACCAGGTTGGAGAGGATCAAGCTGTCTGGTACCATGCGCGGCAGGGTTCTACGGACAGGGGTGTTCAAGGAGGTGCAAGTGTGGCAGAGGAGCAGAGTGCGATCCCATGTCAGGGGTGTGTTCATGCTTGGATAGAGACAGGTGGGTCATGCTGTAATTCAAATCCATGATCATCAAATGATAATATCATAAACGTCGTGGTTCACTTCCTTGTTATAAAAGACCTAAGTTAGTGTTCCTTCAATCTTAAAGCAGaaacgaaccaatagcgccatctcgagtcctcaactgcCAATCAACTACTCGATACATTTATACCACAATagttatgttaccaagtagcaaaacaattacttttcctctcaaaacattttagtttctctacatataaaaatattatttaggtcaatttattctctatagtattagtagatatttgaaaacgtatattttaagacgatgtatttataacacacagtcaatgagagaccacacacagttcgcTCCCCTAATAACAAAAACACATGTTGGTTAAGACATGTTGCAAGAACTGTATTCATCTTAATATATATCTAAAGAATGACCACCCCTTCTCTGTATTCTCTCTTTTATGTGTCTCGCactattttcatctttttcttccttcttctctcaTTATCTCTCCCTTAGGCCTACCCCTACTTATTTCAGAGGACTCGATTGCTTTATCAAGTGACAAAACCATTTTGTCTTTTTAGCTCTGACACGAAGTACTACGAAACTTCACCATTTATCCGTCTCTTGTCTCCATTGtcagtaaacaaaaaaatatcccATTAATCTTTATATCCTCTTTCTGTTCTTTGATATTCAAATATAAAGGTGTGAATCTCGGTGCCGTTGGAACTTCTGGGGTACATCATGTCAGCATCGGTGTAACTGTAAGACTGGTTGTCAATGTGATGCAGATACCGGAGAGTGCATCTGCAGATCTAGATCTCCAAGAAATCGGGTGTCAAGTCCGGCAAGTAAGTAACAACATCTGATCAAGGTACATCCCATCGAAATGAATTGAAAGGGGCAAGCATCAGACAGATTTCTAATATAGTCCAAGGCAACGGTCACGTCGTATCAACTAAACAGGCCTTCAGCCTTGACAATCCTAAGTAATAGACCGAATAATATGGGAAGGAAATTCAGTTTCCGTATTTGCTCATAAGAATCGCAATATTTATCCAAGATCGAATACTCTTTTCTTTGTGCTTTACACTTTTCCGGAAATGACAACCTCCGAAAATCTTTTAAGAAGTGTATTTCCCCCTTTTGTGTAGCTGGTATCCCAAACTCGACCCATTAAAATATTGATGTTCACTATCATACCGGAGCAGAGGACGAATTTTTCGATTTTAAACTCTTGTCTTCTTATATACCACCTGTAACAATACCACCGACAGTAAATTAATTTGTCATTGTGTTCTCTCCACCATGTATTCTGAACTATGAACATAAAAGAACAAACGaggattcttttttatttcaaacgttAAAAAAAAGCATCTTTAAAAACCACAACATGCATAATCTCTGTATTCctaaagaaaatgtattgatCTCAGTTTAACCAGTTATTATGGCTACTCCTAATCTACAGTAGATCTGTACGTATAGCCACGAACGAAGTAATGTTTCAAATGGTCATTTATTACCTTTTTTAATCATGAGTCATCCACATGAGACGATATAATTCTCAAACTAGGTCTCATTTCCCACAACCTGAAACAATGCCACTGAAATAAGATTTGTTgctaatgatatatatataaaagtcaCAATCTGCATTAGATCTGTACGTAACCACGAATATGCTGAACACAGTAAATATtcttttcagccatatttttatcaattcatCTGCcacacaatataaaaaaatttccatTTCAAACGCCGTGTGCTCCTATTCCTTACAATAACATAATCAATCTGTATTTATCCGATCATCTTGATCTACTTTAGATATGTACCTAGCCACCTTAACCCAGGCAGGTTTCCTGAATGTCTGTGGTGGAGAGTGTATGAATGGCGGTACCTGCAGGACCAGTGGGGTGTGTAGATGTCGTAATGGATTCATCGGGACATTCTGCGAGAACACCTGTCCCGAAGGCTCCTATGGTCGGAACTGTCAGGAGACCTGTCAATGTTCATCCACGGCCGAGTGCCTACCCGAATCAGGGCTTTGTATGTGTCCAGGTTATGCAGCATCGTAAGTATCGCTCATACTTCGCAACTACTGTTATTTTCACCCCCGATCTTTCAATGGCACTTTGATTCCACAATAAGCCCATCAACGTTGAAATTTGGTAAcagaaatgtatatataaatattatgtGGCTTATAAATCATTGACAAAAGATAGCATTATGTTTAAACACAACTAAAGTAAAGAAATCGAACACAAGCACAAAACGGGCGCTTGTAATCAGTTAAAAATCAAGCAGTTTTAATTGCATTAGTAGCTTTTAAAAACGTAGTGTGAGGGCTGCTCAAAAGACTTGAAAATTAGTTCATTAGTGCCTTCGtctatttcttttattgaaaGCTTGGTTTCTTCGTGAATGAGCTCAAAATATTTACAAGTTTATTAAACAACGGCTACTTTAAGAGTGTGTTCAGAGCCACTTCTGGTCAAATTCTCTTCATTTGTACCATGTTTTTCCCAACCTTATGTTTATCGAGATTAGATTACATCATCATTGAATTAACAGGaaaacattatttttgcttgaaaTTCTCGCCCCATTACGCTCTCAACTTTCTCCAAATAAATCCCATACCCATCCCAAACTTCCTTTCCCCCACCATACCGCTATCTCTTACATCAACTAAAACCAACCATTATTCAATCTCTAATAAACCATAACCCCTAAAGTCAATCAGGCGGTTACGATGACAGCGACGAGGACGAGTCCGACTCCGAATACGATGAGGACTCGTCCGATAGTGAGTTAATGAACCATGTGTCATCATCATACAGTATGTACCACTGCACGGGACGGTGTCCGGTCGGGAAATATGGACCCTACTGCATGCAGACCTGTAATTGTCCCGCGGGACTTCTCTGTAATGACGTCAGCGGGAACTGTGAATGTCCCGAAGGTGAGGTGTGCGACGGATCAGGCGGCACGACAACACAGAGAAATCCAGGTAAAACATGAACAGACGTTAAAATTACATTTAGTTATAGAACTTCATGTTATGAGGTTtcaataatgtaaacaaaataatcttCTACCATCATTTGCCATATATATTCCATTTAGACATTTTATTACATGCAAAGAAGAGAGTTTTTATTGACATTATGCTACATGATTTGAGAAAGTGTGGGCAGTATCCgctttcattttatatcaagTTTCAGGAAAATTACGCCACAATAACTAATTAAGTTAAATACCAAAAATCAACGATCAGTGTACATTGTGTAAATGGGTCGATAAGCCTTACacagagtagaatttgaattattgGATCCTATACATCAGTACAACCAGAAATTTAtatctttaagaaaaaaaaggaaattatgtTTCAGGGATGTTTTATATACCAATTGACCAACTTATGTGTAAAACTTTGATGATCTGTCAAGTCATACATAAGTGAAAATGCACTAAATGGAAAATCGTTACTTTTCACAAGTCAAGGGGCATCTCTTTAAGTTATCTTTCAAAAGGGGGTAATTACTTTGCGTGTgtgttaatttatatttctattGCCTGAGCTCgtatctttcattattttgatatccgAGAGTTATTTCTAACAAACACTCACAAGTACTTTATTTCAAGTCTGTTTGCCATACATTCACTCAATCCATTTCTGGTGACGGGAAGATGTGTATTGTGTTggtgaatattttgaaagacCAATACTTAACCAATGTACTCTCCTACTTGTGCATTGTAGCTTCAACTTCctgtataaaacaaatgttgGGTTTTATTGTTTCAAAACTATGGGCATTGTGTGGGTCGAATATGTAACCGCAATATAATTTACTATTTCAGTGGTGACGTCACCGCCTAAACGTAGATTGCCAGTGACATCGTCTCCAGCAGCAGCCAATCCAGCTAACCCGGCTAACCCAGGCAGAGGATCATCAGGGACAGCGCCCGCTGCGTCCGGACCACGTACAGGCACTGGTACCGCATCAGGCTCATCATCCTGGTCATCTTCCTCATCATCCAGTCACTCTGTATCAGCGACCGGGAGCAAGTATCCTGCAGCGGATCCAAACGACGGCACGGGCACGAGCAAGGCGGCGAAGCCCGAGATCGCTCTCCAAGGCGACAATACGGCGACGTCAGAGGAGAGGCTTGGTAGAGGAGAAACCCTGACATTGTGGGCCGTGATCGCGGTATCTTCCCTATTGTTGCTCGTTGTCGCATCCGTTCTCATCGCCATCCTCATCAAACGACAACACCGGGGATCAACCGTTCATGTAGAAGGGTAAGAAGTCAATGACCACTATacgaaagaaaatgtatttcatttattaaccTTTGTTTTTGTTGGACGAAATCCAAGCAGGCAATTTCCTCGTTTATCCTCTCTTTTACTTTTGATTACTTTTCAATCCCAGATGTAATAGCCTAAAGAATTGAGCACAACGTAATACAATTCATAGCGTGACTCTAGAACAAAAGAAGTATCATTAAGGACAagttttactttctttttatgAGTTCATATATAATATCGAGAAATCATTATTTAGTTTTCAAAGGCTTTTGACAGTGTGATTTACAGTCTTTTCTTTCATGGTTAACAAGGTCATTCAGAGTCAACAACACACAATTAAAAGTAATTATTATAATAGTCAaggattcaaaataaaaaaaataactgattCAGCTGCATACCTAAGGCCAGATGggaattatcataactttattagCTCTGTGGAAAGCATATAAGCTCCCTGATGTTGGTTGAAATATCTTCGGAAAATCAATGTAATATCAATACTAGTGTTCAAATTTATTGCCTTTGCTTCTGATTTACTTAGCTTGTAAACTGAACCAAAGTACTTCAGCGTAATTGAGACAACATTTCGAttacaatttaaacaaaaatgttagGATATGCATTACGCTTTACGCTTCAGAACAGTGTGACCCaacatgtttattttattacagCTATCATATTTCGTCAGTAtcgaagaaagaaaatagagtaATCAGgtgcagatccaggattttccaaaatggggggggggggtacattttacccgatgaaaatttgacaagccaaaaaaaagtttttcacctcaaaattaaggtcatttcgtccagtaaaaaattgaaaaaaggtTCTCGCTGTGAGAAGGGGGGAACACTTGTAttataacggcatatttacattacaaattttaattgtgcatctcaaagggggggggggggcacgggccggctatTCCCCCGCCCCAGTGAGATTAATGGATTAACTTAAGCCTGAAACTATGTGATACGGTATTTGAAGTTGACAACATTTGTGAGTTTTAAACTGCAAAACAACTTGTCATTATTCATCCAACCAAAcaattaattatgaaaaataaagaaattttttaattctaaaaagctcatattttcatatttcaatgcATAATGTCAATATCTCACACTAATTTCATCCTTTTTTGCGATACCATTCACTGCTTTTGGCAATGGCCTCATTTTAAAACCAAGAAACACTGGTAAAAATACAACAAACGTTTCTCAAAATTCCATTTCATATTTAGCGTTCACACTCTTTCCGCTTTCTATTCCATTAAATCTAATATCCTGCAACCATATCCATGCTACAAACAAACCTAATATTTTAAACAACAAGGAAACACGATATTTTGATAACCGTCAGTATTATTCGGTGCTTTTgatctattatgtacaatcatGTTTATTAGTCAAACCACAGAAAATTAAGcatttttgtgtttgtttcctgatgtgaatcatattcatatttagcTTGTGATGAGTAAATAAATACCTGAAAAGTCTCATTGGtagattttttaatcattaataaaaaaaagtatatgcaGTCATTTCTGTAAAGAAGATATTCAAATCATTTAATGGTATACTGGTATTCCAGAAATGAATTTATAGGAGAATGACACAAATTTGTTTATAATTCAAACTATAATCATCTGTTCATGAAGATTCATCTGTGTTGGTTGAAgatcagaaaattttgaaattttgaacacTACGTCACATCGCTGACGAAGGCTGCATTTAGTAGCAGAAAATTGCGAGGTAACTTTTccgatttttttgtgtgtgttgagagcaaaacttcaaaatgttctTATAATAATCTGTCTATGAATATGACATGTGTCCGAccaaaaaataatagtaataaaagtCAACCAAATAATTGGTTAGGATCCGCCAAGCGCTGTTCTATTAGAGGGACCTATCACTTGACAGGAAGATGCATGGGTGAACGATAATTGCAAGTGaatgtaatcatattttatccctttttgttTGGTCCAATCACTTGCTTTTGAAATCATGATGATATAGATATGAGATGAGGGAGGGAAATTTTACACTATAATTTCGTCGTCAAAATATATACTacataataaaaagaataatataatgtatattcaatCACGAAAATTGCACAAACTGTTTGCTTTCCGAAACCATACTATACcttagcctataatctaggcggaggctgcagttattgtaTTTGCTGTTATCATTTTATGCTGTACGCAAGCGATATGTCTGATGTGGCAAAGACTACAAATTGTGGAAGCAGCCACCAATACGTAGTCTTTGCCAC
This genomic interval from Lytechinus pictus isolate F3 Inbred chromosome 3, Lp3.0, whole genome shotgun sequence contains the following:
- the LOC129255675 gene encoding protein draper-like; the encoded protein is MSSSGADVSQDSILSPGTHSRIFENEQNETVYLSNNWQLYWECCSLLYPNAPCRLASPCRNGGVKSQDGARCICKPGWRGSSCLVPCAAGFYGQGCSRRCKCGRGAECDPMSGVCSCLDRDRCESRCRWNFWGTSCQHRCNCKTGCQCDADTGECICRSRSPRNRVSSPANMYLATLTQAGFLNVCGGECMNGGTCRTSGVCRCRNGFIGTFCENTCPEGSYGRNCQETCQCSSTAECLPESGLCMCPGYAASQSGGYDDSDEDESDSEYDEDSSDSELMNHVSSSYSMYHCTGRCPVGKYGPYCMQTCNCPAGLLCNDVSGNCECPEGEVCDGSGGTTTQRNPVVTSPPKRRLPVTSSPAAANPANPANPGRGSSGTAPAASGPRTGTGTASGSSSWSSSSSSSHSVSATGSKYPAADPNDGTGTSKAAKPEIALQGDNTATSEERLGRGETLTLWAVIAVSSLLLLVVASVLIAILIKRQHRGSTVHVEGSHKKRLEDTNVYEIVESTNGPYRSNSKTIDKLAKKARERAESFKAQESISSITKEIYLLRTSSLSNMSTLNVPRKDHKATELFANWANSLRLNKSTNSLNEGSSSPGSSRSRSSSNTVTKPYATKTVPLDNDFDDYAEPVDHVSTLSKDFQPKRPLTMTNSDSRSSDRGYQSMYTSSGSNSSSDRTSAVYKPTEDSDYDELEEEVVDQEKIKHFRLTRSYTYSAPSKDQNGEYSCLNRGLNTNNRRGPDDKRKTSRGNTGYCSAVKTAETDGEYSHLNRSAKRLTHIPTRRIQAPTLRHDDEDDYDYLEANKPEPNTTKGNGNVHKKSDGKVDTRKNLPGDGGYDLLNRPFRANNDQYESIWPGKK